One stretch of Pomacea canaliculata isolate SZHN2017 linkage group LG1, ASM307304v1, whole genome shotgun sequence DNA includes these proteins:
- the LOC112574948 gene encoding cAMP-dependent protein kinase regulatory subunit isoform X4, giving the protein MFGEGAHEGSSINSVEQVKDKSKSATPPSDEKEDDMSTTPPNFPPAKMTRMRRGAVSAEVYKEEDAAQYVKKVVPKDYKTMAALSKAIAKNVLFSHLDDNERSDIFDAMFPVHRHAGEVIIQQGDEGDNFYVIDQGEVDVYVNGEHVTTIGEGGSFGELALIYGTPRAATVKAKNDVKLWGIDRDSYRRILMGSTIRKRKIYEDFLSKVSILENLDKWERLTVADALEPVQFEDGEEIVRQGEPGEDFFIILEGTAAVLQRRADNEEPVEVGRLGPSDYFGEIALLLDRPRAATVVARGPLKCVKLDRARFERVLGPCSDILKRNIYQYNSFVSLSV; this is encoded by the exons GAGCAGGTAAAAGACAAGAGCAAGTCCGCCACCCCGCCCAGTGACGAGAAGGAAGATGACATGTCCACTACACCCCCCAACTTCCCGCCCGCCAAGATGACGAGGATGCGGCGCGGGGCCGTCAGTGCTGAGGTGTACAAGGAGGAGGACGCCGCGCAGTACGTCAAGAAG GTAGTGCCAAAAGACTACAAGACGATGGCAGCATTGTCCAAAGCCATTGCCAAGAACGTCCTGTTTTCTCACCTGGATGACAATGAGCGAAG TGACATCTTTGATGCCATGTTCCCTGTTCACCGTCATGCTGGGGAAGTGATCATTCAGCAAG GGGATGAAGGCGACAACTTTTATGTTATCGACCAGGGAGAAGTTGAT GTGTATGTCAATGGGGAGCATGTGACCACAATAGGTGAAGGTGGCAGCTTTGGTGAACTGGCTCTTATCTATGGCACTCCCAGGGCAGCAACTGTCAAG GCGAAGAATGATGTGAAGCTGTGGGGTATTGACAGGGACAGTTATCGGAGAATCCTTATG gGAAGCACAATCAGAAAGAGGAAAATCTATGAAGACTTCCTCAGCAAAGTCTCAATTTTGG AGAATCTTGACAAGTGGGAGCGGCTAACTGTGGCTGATGCTCTAGAACCTGTACAGTTTGAGGATGGAGAGGAGATTGTGAGACAGGGAGAACCAGGCGAAGActtcttcattattttagaG GGTACTGCAGCAGTGCTCCAGCGCAGAGCAGACAATGAGGAGCCAGTGGAGGTTGGGCGCTTAGGACCATCTGACTACTTTG GTGAAATAGCGCTGCTGTTGGATCGGCCTCGTGCAGCAACAGTGGTGGCCCGGGGACCTCTCAAGTGTGTCAAGCTGGACCGTGCACGCTTTGAACGTGTTCTGGGGCCATGCTCAGACATCCTGAAGCGCAACATCTACCAGTACAACAGCTTTGTCTCCCTCTCCGTTTAG
- the LOC112574948 gene encoding cAMP-dependent protein kinase regulatory subunit isoform X5, with protein sequence MYRRWRHQEQVKDKSKSATPPSDEKEDDMSTTPPNFPPAKMTRMRRGAVSAEVYKEEDAAQYVKKVVPKDYKTMAALSKAIAKNVLFSHLDDNERSDIFDAMFPVHRHAGEVIIQQGDEGDNFYVIDQGEVDVYVNGEHVTTIGEGGSFGELALIYGTPRAATVKAKNDVKLWGIDRDSYRRILMGSTIRKRKIYEDFLSKVSILENLDKWERLTVADALEPVQFEDGEEIVRQGEPGEDFFIILEGTAAVLQRRADNEEPVEVGRLGPSDYFGEIALLLDRPRAATVVARGPLKCVKLDRARFERVLGPCSDILKRNIYQYNSFVSLSV encoded by the exons GAGCAGGTAAAAGACAAGAGCAAGTCCGCCACCCCGCCCAGTGACGAGAAGGAAGATGACATGTCCACTACACCCCCCAACTTCCCGCCCGCCAAGATGACGAGGATGCGGCGCGGGGCCGTCAGTGCTGAGGTGTACAAGGAGGAGGACGCCGCGCAGTACGTCAAGAAG GTAGTGCCAAAAGACTACAAGACGATGGCAGCATTGTCCAAAGCCATTGCCAAGAACGTCCTGTTTTCTCACCTGGATGACAATGAGCGAAG TGACATCTTTGATGCCATGTTCCCTGTTCACCGTCATGCTGGGGAAGTGATCATTCAGCAAG GGGATGAAGGCGACAACTTTTATGTTATCGACCAGGGAGAAGTTGAT GTGTATGTCAATGGGGAGCATGTGACCACAATAGGTGAAGGTGGCAGCTTTGGTGAACTGGCTCTTATCTATGGCACTCCCAGGGCAGCAACTGTCAAG GCGAAGAATGATGTGAAGCTGTGGGGTATTGACAGGGACAGTTATCGGAGAATCCTTATG gGAAGCACAATCAGAAAGAGGAAAATCTATGAAGACTTCCTCAGCAAAGTCTCAATTTTGG AGAATCTTGACAAGTGGGAGCGGCTAACTGTGGCTGATGCTCTAGAACCTGTACAGTTTGAGGATGGAGAGGAGATTGTGAGACAGGGAGAACCAGGCGAAGActtcttcattattttagaG GGTACTGCAGCAGTGCTCCAGCGCAGAGCAGACAATGAGGAGCCAGTGGAGGTTGGGCGCTTAGGACCATCTGACTACTTTG GTGAAATAGCGCTGCTGTTGGATCGGCCTCGTGCAGCAACAGTGGTGGCCCGGGGACCTCTCAAGTGTGTCAAGCTGGACCGTGCACGCTTTGAACGTGTTCTGGGGCCATGCTCAGACATCCTGAAGCGCAACATCTACCAGTACAACAGCTTTGTCTCCCTCTCCGTTTAG